Part of the Streptomyces antimycoticus genome, CGTGTCCTCCCCACCGTTCCGGGCTCACCGGCCTTCTCGTCGAACGGCGGTGTGGCCTGCACCGAGACATTGCGCAGAGTGGTGAGGTAGCGCTCCTTGTAGGCGTTGCCGACGGTGTCGGTGAAGACGAGGGTGCCCACGACGAAGGCGACACCGAGCAGAACGGCGAGCATGGTCATCAGCAGGCGGGCTTTGTGCGCGAGGACGTTGCGCAAGGCGGTGCGGAACACGGGCGGCCTTCCGGGAGGGTGCCGGGTGAGGGGTGCTCGGGGAGCGGGGCGCGCGTCAGGCGCGGGGCGTCTGCGTCAGACGCGGTGCGCGGACGTCAGGCGTGACGCGTCTGTGTCAGTCGCGGTGCGTCTGTGACAGTCGCGGTGCGTCTGTGTCAGTCGCGGGGCGCGGACGTCAGACCTGGTGCGCCGGCGTCAGGCGGCCCATGCGCTCCAGGACGGCCTCGGCGGTGGGCGCGTGGAGTTCGTCGACGATGCGCCCGTCGGCCAGGAAGACAACGCGGTCCGCGTAGGAGGCGGCGGCGGGGTCGTGGGTGACCATGACGACGGTCTGGCCCAGCGCGCTCGTGGAGCCGCGCAGGAACTCGAGGATCTCCGCGCCACTACGGGAGTCCAGGTTGCCCGTGGGCTCGTCGGCGAAGACGATGTCAGGCCGCCCGGCCAGCGCGCGGGCGACGGCGACGCGCTGCTGCTGGCCGCCGGAGAGCTGGCCGGGCCGGTGGTCGAGCCGGTCGGCCAGGCCGACGGTCTGGATGATGCTCTCCAGCCAGGCCCGTTCCGGCTTACGGCCGGCGATGTCCATGGGGAGGGTGATGTTCTCCACGGCGCTCAGGGTGGGCAGCAGGTTGAACGCCTGGAAGACGAAGCCGATGCGGTCGCGGCGCAGCCGGGTGAGCTGACGGTCGTTCAGGGAGCCGATCTCCGTGTCGCCGAGGCGGACCGACCCGAAGGACAGCGAGTCCAGACCGGCCATGCAGTGCATCAGGGTGGACTTCCCCGACCCGGACGGACCCATGATCGCGGTGAACTGGCTCCGGACGAAGCCGACCGTGACCCCGTCGAGGGCCACCACACGGGTGTCCCCCGTGCCGTAGACCTTGGTCAGGTCGGTGGCGTGGGCCGCGTAGCTCTCCGGGGCGGAAGGGGGCAGGTTTGCGTGCATGCCGATCCTCGGTGGACGCTCGATGGATTGCCCCTCGTGGCCGAGGGTGCCGCCGCTGATGGCGACGTCCATGAGCCTCCCGCCCGGCCGCCCTCGTGCGGATCCCCGAACATCCGGCGCCGCATCCACCGATCGGGGGAGATCGCCGCGGGACCGCCCTTCCGGCCGGACCACTCCTACGGCGGGACCGCTATTCGGCACGCCCCGTGCGGAACGCCCAGGCCGCGACCTCGACCCTGTTGCGCAGGCCCAGCTTCGCCTGGACCGACCCCAGATGGGTCTTGACCGTGCTGGGCGCGATGTACAGCTCGGCGGCGATCTCCGGGTTGGTCAGTCCGCGGGCGATGCCCTGGATGACCTCCTCCTCGCGGTCGGTCAGCGGATCGGCCGGCTCGGATGCGCCACGTCGCCGCGCCTTGGTGAAGTGCTGCAGCAGACGGAGGGTGATCTGCGGGGCGACCATGGCGTCCCCGCGGACGGCCGCGCGGACCGCCTCGGTCAGCAGTGCCGGACCGGCGTCCTTGAGGAGGAAGCCCGACGCTCCGTTCGACAGCGCGGTATACACATATTCGTCGAGGTCGAAGGTGGTGACCACGACCACTTTCGGCGCTCCGGGATGACCACCGCCGGCCAGTCGGCGGGTGACCTCCAGACCGTCGGGCGGGGGCATCCGGATGTCCACGAGGCACACGTCCGGCCGTGTCTCACGGGCCAGTGACAGGGCCGAGGCCCCGTCGGCGGCCTCGGCCACCACCTCCATGTCGGACTCGGCCGACAGCACCATGCGGAACCCGGCCCGCACCAGGTGCTGATCGTCCGCGACCAGGATGCGTATGGTCATGCCGTCCTGCCCTCCCGTAGCCGCAACCCGGATCGTACGGCGTGCCGCCCGCGCGCACGGGCGTTCCGTGAAGCCTCGTCGGGGTGCAGCGGTACGGAAGCGTGGACACGCCACCCGCCCTCGGGGCGGTGCCCTGCCTCGAAGGCGCCGCCGAGCAGCTCGATCCGCTCCCGCATGCCCATGATGCCGAAGCCGCCACCGAGCCGGCCGAGGCTGCCGCGGTGTCCGGACGGTGAGCCCTGTCCGTCGTCCTCGACGACCAGTTCGGCGTGGCGTGCCGCGACCCGGGCGGACACGTCCACCGACCGCGCCCCGCGCGCATAGCGCTGGGCGTTGGTCAGGGCTTCCTGCAGGACGCGGCTCAGTCCGCCGGTGACCTCCGCGGGGACGTCCTCCGGCAGGTCACGGCCGAGGTCCAGCCGGATCGGCAGTCCCGTCGTCCGTGCCTCGTCGACGATGCGGGTCAGGACCTCGCCGAGGTTCTCCGGATGCCGCGGCGTCTCGTCACCGCGCATCGAACCGACCAGACGCCGCATCGACGTCAGCGCCTCGCCGCCCGCGTGCTCGACGGCCTCGAGCATCTCGTTCAGCATCCGCGGGTCGGGGGTGCCCCGGCCGGTGACATGGCGCACCGCCTGCAGCTGCACCACGATCGCGGTCACCTGATGGGCCACGGTGTCGTGCAGGTCCCGGGCGAGCGCCAGCCGTTCCTCCTGTCGCACCAGCTGTCCGGTGCGTTCCTGCTGGGCGTCGTAGAGGCGCAGCACCAGCCCGCAGACGAAGGCCAGGGCGAGCACCAGCAGGGTGTTGTCGGAGAAGTCGCCGGGATTCGAGTCCCGCAGCACCGGGACGGAATACACGCTGACGCTCACCGCCGCCACGGCCACCAGGGCCCACCGGGGCGTGCAGCGGCGCACCGCCACGGCGAGGAGGAACAGCAGGCCCATGAGTT contains:
- a CDS encoding ABC transporter ATP-binding protein, whose amino-acid sequence is MHANLPPSAPESYAAHATDLTKVYGTGDTRVVALDGVTVGFVRSQFTAIMGPSGSGKSTLMHCMAGLDSLSFGSVRLGDTEIGSLNDRQLTRLRRDRIGFVFQAFNLLPTLSAVENITLPMDIAGRKPERAWLESIIQTVGLADRLDHRPGQLSGGQQQRVAVARALAGRPDIVFADEPTGNLDSRSGAEILEFLRGSTSALGQTVVMVTHDPAAASYADRVVFLADGRIVDELHAPTAEAVLERMGRLTPAHQV
- a CDS encoding response regulator, with the protein product MTIRILVADDQHLVRAGFRMVLSAESDMEVVAEAADGASALSLARETRPDVCLVDIRMPPPDGLEVTRRLAGGGHPGAPKVVVVTTFDLDEYVYTALSNGASGFLLKDAGPALLTEAVRAAVRGDAMVAPQITLRLLQHFTKARRRGASEPADPLTDREEEVIQGIARGLTNPEIAAELYIAPSTVKTHLGSVQAKLGLRNRVEVAAWAFRTGRAE
- a CDS encoding sensor histidine kinase is translated as MRIAVSTGRRAGYRRWPGRIPKLALALLFLFSVYEDMRERIVFNPTFDTESFVGDWVPVCSGALAGAMAVLAVVRDVRWVPRAVLVACAGTFVATVAYHLLPVNMVTSESSGSELMGLLFLLAVAVRRCTPRWALVAVAAVSVSVYSVPVLRDSNPGDFSDNTLLVLALAFVCGLVLRLYDAQQERTGQLVRQEERLALARDLHDTVAHQVTAIVVQLQAVRHVTGRGTPDPRMLNEMLEAVEHAGGEALTSMRRLVGSMRGDETPRHPENLGEVLTRIVDEARTTGLPIRLDLGRDLPEDVPAEVTGGLSRVLQEALTNAQRYARGARSVDVSARVAARHAELVVEDDGQGSPSGHRGSLGRLGGGFGIMGMRERIELLGGAFEAGHRPEGGWRVHASVPLHPDEASRNARARGRHAVRSGLRLREGRTA